From a region of the Candidatus Pantoea bituminis genome:
- a CDS encoding nucleobase:cation symporter-2 family protein, with translation MSSNPQQSQPSVSQSELIYRLEDRPPLPQTLFAACQHLLAMFVAVITPALLICQALGLPAHDTQHIISMSLFASGVASILQIKTWGPVGSGLLSIQGTSFNFVTPLIMGGMALKNGGADVPTMMAALFGTLMVASCTEMVLSRVLHLARRIITPLVSGIVVMIIGLSLIQVGLTSIGGGFAAMNDHSFGAPKNLLLAGAVLLVIILLNRQKNAYLRVASLVIAMAVGYLLAWSLDMLPQTSASSDQPLVAIPMPLYYGLGFDWNLLIPLMLVFMVTSLETIGDITATSDVSEQPVSGPLYMKRLKGGVLANGLNSFVSALFNTFPNSCFGQNNGVIQLTGVASRYVGFVVALMLIVLGLFPAVSGFVQHIPEPVLGGATIVMFGTIAASGVRIVSREPLNRRAIMIIALSLAVGLGVSQQPLILQFAPDWLKTLLSSGIAAGGITAIVLNLIFPQEK, from the coding sequence ATGTCCAGCAATCCGCAGCAAAGCCAACCTTCCGTCAGTCAAAGTGAACTCATTTACCGTCTTGAAGATCGTCCGCCGCTGCCGCAAACCCTGTTTGCCGCCTGTCAGCATCTGCTGGCCATGTTCGTTGCGGTAATTACACCTGCACTGCTGATTTGCCAGGCGCTCGGCCTGCCCGCGCATGATACGCAGCACATCATTAGCATGTCGCTTTTTGCCTCGGGCGTAGCTTCAATCCTGCAGATAAAAACCTGGGGCCCCGTGGGCTCTGGTCTGTTATCGATTCAGGGCACCAGTTTCAACTTTGTGACGCCGCTGATTATGGGTGGAATGGCGCTTAAAAACGGCGGGGCCGATGTGCCAACTATGATGGCAGCGCTGTTCGGCACGTTAATGGTAGCATCTTGTACTGAAATGGTGCTGTCGCGCGTATTGCATCTGGCGCGTCGCATTATTACACCGCTGGTCTCTGGCATTGTCGTGATGATTATCGGTCTTTCGCTGATTCAGGTGGGTTTGACCTCCATTGGCGGCGGCTTTGCGGCGATGAACGATCACAGTTTTGGCGCACCGAAAAACTTGTTGTTGGCAGGCGCTGTGCTGTTAGTGATTATCCTGCTTAATCGTCAGAAAAATGCTTATCTACGCGTTGCTTCGTTGGTGATTGCTATGGCAGTGGGTTATCTGCTTGCCTGGTCGTTGGATATGCTCCCACAAACCTCTGCTTCCAGCGATCAGCCGCTGGTTGCCATCCCGATGCCACTTTATTACGGCCTGGGCTTTGACTGGAACCTGCTGATTCCGCTGATGTTGGTTTTTATGGTGACATCACTGGAGACGATTGGCGATATTACTGCGACATCTGACGTTTCTGAACAACCGGTAAGCGGCCCGCTTTATATGAAGCGTCTTAAAGGCGGCGTGCTGGCAAATGGTTTGAATTCTTTTGTTTCGGCACTCTTCAACACATTCCCGAACTCCTGCTTTGGTCAAAACAACGGTGTGATTCAGTTAACCGGTGTTGCCAGCCGTTACGTAGGATTTGTCGTCGCCCTGATGCTGATCGTCCTTGGCCTGTTTCCAGCAGTGAGCGGTTTTGTGCAGCATATTCCAGAACCTGTACTGGGCGGAGCGACGATCGTCATGTTTGGGACTATCGCGGCGTCTGGTGTGCGCATTGTTTCGCGCGAACCGCTGAATCGTCGTGCCATCATGATTATTGCGCTGTCGCTGGCTGTTGGCTTGGGTGTTTCTCAGCAGCCGCTGATCCTGCAATTTGCGCCTGACTGGTTGAAAACGCTGCTTTCTTCTGGCATCGCGGCAGGCGGCATCACCGCTATCGTCTTAAACCTGATCTTCCCTCAAGAAAAGTAA
- the recG gene encoding ATP-dependent DNA helicase RecG: MKGRLLDAIPLSTLTGVGASQAAKLAKIDLHTIQDLLLHLPLRYEDRTQLYAIDDLLPGIWATVEGEVLHSEITFGRRRMMVCQISDGSGVLTLRFFNFNAGMKNGLAPGRRVTAYGEIKRGQRGAEIIHPEYRIQGEHSNVALEETLTPVYPTTEGIRQATLRNLTDQALTLLESCPIAELLPQELSGGLISLPDALRTLHRPPPDLKLSELESGRHPAQRRLILEELLAHNLSMLAVRAGAQRYYALPMPARHNLSEQLLAALPFSPTNAQKRVVQEIEKDLANDFPMMRLVQGDVGSGKTLVAALSALNVIAHGKQVALMAPTELLAEQHAANFRQWFAPLGIEVGWLAGKQKGKARQAQQDAIANGDVAMVVGTHALFQEQVQFNGLALVIIDEQHRFGVHQRLALWEKGEEQGFHPHQLIMTATPIPRTLAMTAYADLDTSTIDELPPGRTPVTTVAIPDSRRDEIMTRVEHACREGRQAYWVCTLIEESELLEAQAAEASWEALKNALPDLNIGLVHGRMKPAEKQAVMQAFKANELQLLVATTVIEVGVDVPNASLMIIENPERLGLAQLHQLRGRVGRGAVASHCVLLYKAPLSKTAQKRLQVLRDSNDGFVIAQFDLEIRGPGELLGTRQTGNAEFKVADLLRDQAMVPEVQRVARHIHQHYPEQASALIERWLPENVRYTNV, encoded by the coding sequence ATGAAAGGCCGCCTGCTGGATGCCATCCCGCTCAGTACCCTGACCGGCGTCGGCGCCAGTCAGGCAGCGAAACTTGCCAAAATTGACCTGCACACCATTCAAGACTTACTGCTGCATCTGCCGCTACGCTACGAAGACCGCACCCAACTTTACGCCATTGATGATTTGCTGCCCGGCATTTGGGCCACGGTAGAAGGCGAAGTGTTGCATTCTGAAATCACTTTTGGTCGTCGCCGTATGATGGTGTGCCAAATCAGTGATGGCAGCGGCGTGCTGACGTTGAGGTTCTTCAACTTTAACGCTGGGATGAAAAATGGCCTTGCGCCAGGCCGTCGCGTTACTGCATACGGCGAAATCAAACGCGGCCAGCGTGGCGCTGAAATCATCCATCCTGAATACCGTATTCAGGGCGAACACAGCAATGTAGCGCTGGAAGAGACGCTAACGCCGGTTTATCCCACCACGGAAGGCATTCGCCAGGCGACTCTACGTAACCTGACCGATCAAGCGCTGACACTGCTGGAAAGCTGCCCAATTGCTGAGCTACTTCCGCAAGAATTAAGCGGCGGACTGATAAGCCTGCCGGATGCACTGCGCACATTGCACCGTCCACCACCCGATTTAAAATTAAGCGAACTGGAGAGCGGGCGTCATCCGGCTCAACGTCGACTGATCCTTGAAGAGCTTTTAGCACACAATCTCAGCATGTTGGCCGTTCGCGCTGGCGCACAGCGCTATTACGCTTTACCGATGCCGGCACGTCATAACCTCAGCGAGCAATTGCTGGCAGCGCTGCCTTTCTCGCCGACCAACGCGCAAAAAAGGGTAGTGCAAGAGATTGAAAAAGATTTAGCCAACGATTTCCCGATGATGCGTTTAGTACAAGGTGATGTCGGTTCTGGTAAAACGCTGGTGGCGGCATTGTCTGCACTAAACGTTATTGCGCATGGCAAACAGGTTGCACTCATGGCGCCGACTGAACTGCTGGCTGAGCAGCACGCGGCCAATTTCCGGCAGTGGTTTGCGCCGCTGGGTATTGAGGTGGGTTGGTTAGCCGGAAAACAAAAAGGCAAAGCACGCCAGGCACAGCAAGATGCTATCGCTAATGGCGATGTCGCAATGGTGGTTGGCACGCATGCATTGTTTCAGGAACAGGTACAGTTCAACGGCCTGGCCTTGGTGATTATTGATGAGCAACATCGCTTTGGTGTACATCAACGCCTGGCGCTCTGGGAAAAAGGCGAAGAGCAAGGTTTCCATCCGCATCAGTTAATCATGACTGCCACGCCCATTCCCCGCACTCTCGCTATGACCGCGTATGCCGATCTTGATACGTCGACCATCGATGAACTGCCGCCAGGCCGCACGCCAGTCACCACAGTCGCTATCCCCGATAGTCGCCGTGATGAAATCATGACGCGCGTTGAGCATGCTTGCCGAGAAGGCCGTCAGGCATATTGGGTTTGTACGCTAATTGAAGAGTCAGAGTTGCTGGAAGCGCAAGCGGCGGAAGCGAGTTGGGAAGCCTTAAAAAATGCATTGCCTGATTTGAATATTGGGCTGGTTCATGGCCGCATGAAACCGGCAGAGAAGCAGGCAGTTATGCAGGCCTTCAAGGCTAATGAGCTGCAATTACTGGTAGCCACCACCGTTATTGAAGTTGGCGTTGACGTGCCTAATGCCAGTCTGATGATTATCGAAAACCCTGAGCGCCTGGGTTTGGCGCAGCTTCATCAGCTGCGCGGGCGCGTTGGGCGAGGTGCAGTCGCGTCACATTGCGTATTGCTCTATAAAGCACCACTCAGCAAAACCGCGCAGAAGCGGTTGCAGGTGCTGCGCGACAGCAATGATGGCTTTGTCATCGCGCAGTTCGATTTAGAAATTCGTGGGCCTGGCGAGTTATTAGGAACACGCCAAACCGGCAATGCTGAATTCAAAGTTGCGGACCTTTTGCGCGACCAGGCGATGGTACCAGAAGTGCAGCGCGTCGCACGCCACATCCACCAGCACTATCCCGAACAGGCCAGCGCCTTGATTGAACGCTGGCTACCGGAAAATGTCCGTTATACCAACGTCTAA
- the trmH gene encoding tRNA (guanosine(18)-2'-O)-methyltransferase TrmH translates to MNDQRFARIQEMLALRQHDLTVCMEQVHKPHNVSAVIRTADAVGIHEVHAVWPSQRMRTQVSASAGSNSWVKVVTHRNIREAVKHLKDQKMQVLATHLSDSAVDFREIDYTKPTCILMGQEKTGITEEALALADQDIIIPMVGMVQSLNVSVASALILYEAQRQRQNAGLYQRDYSLLDEAEQQRLLFEGGYPVLARVANQKGLPYPHINTQGEVEADADWWATMQAKGKK, encoded by the coding sequence ATGAACGATCAAAGATTTGCGCGTATTCAAGAGATGCTGGCCTTGCGCCAGCACGATCTTACCGTCTGCATGGAACAGGTGCACAAGCCGCATAACGTCTCTGCGGTGATTCGTACCGCTGATGCCGTCGGCATTCATGAAGTCCACGCCGTTTGGCCAAGTCAACGTATGCGAACTCAAGTTTCCGCTTCGGCAGGCAGTAATAGCTGGGTCAAAGTGGTCACACATCGCAACATTCGCGAAGCGGTAAAGCACCTGAAAGACCAAAAAATGCAGGTCCTTGCGACGCATCTTTCTGACAGCGCCGTAGACTTTCGTGAAATTGATTACACCAAACCCACCTGTATTCTGATGGGTCAGGAAAAAACCGGCATCACCGAAGAAGCGCTCGCGCTGGCCGATCAGGACATTATCATTCCTATGGTTGGCATGGTGCAGTCATTGAACGTTTCGGTTGCCTCCGCACTGATCCTTTATGAAGCACAGCGTCAACGTCAAAACGCTGGCCTTTATCAACGCGACTACAGCTTGCTGGATGAAGCAGAGCAGCAACGTTTGCTGTTTGAAGGCGGTTATCCGGTGCTGGCCCGCGTGGCTAATCAAAAAGGCTTGCCCTATCCGCACATCAATACGCAAGGCGAAGTGGAAGCCGATGCTGATTGGTGGGCCACCATGCAAGCCAAAGGTAAAAAATGA